One window of Mus caroli chromosome 11, CAROLI_EIJ_v1.1, whole genome shotgun sequence genomic DNA carries:
- the LOC110306269 gene encoding homeobox protein NANOG, with protein sequence MPAVFHPEKNYSCLQGSATEMLRTEAASPRPSSEDLPLQGSPDSSTSPKQKLSSPDADKGPEKEENKVLVRKQKMRTVFSQAQLCALKDRFEKQRYLSLQQMQELSSILNLSYKQVKTWFQNQRMKCKRWQKNQWLKTSNGLIQKGSAPVEYPSIHCSYPQGYLVNASGSLSMWGSQTWTNPTWSSQTWTNPTWNNQTWTNPTWNNQTWTNPAWNNQAWTAQSWNSQPWNAAPLHNFGEDFLQPYVQLQQNFSASDLEVNLEATRESHAHFSTPQALELFLNYSVNPAGEI encoded by the coding sequence ATGCCTGCAGTTTTTCATCCCGAGAAAAACTATTCTTGCTTACAAGGGTCTGCTACTGAGATGCTCCGCACAGAGGCTGCCTCTCCTCGCCCTTCCTCTGAGGACCTACCTCTTCAAGGCAGCCCTGATTCTTCTACTAGTCCCAAACAAAAGCTGTCAAGTCCTGACGCTGACAAGGGCCCTGAGAAGGAGGAGAACAAGGTCCttgtcaggaagcagaagatgCGGACTGTGTTCTCTCAGGCCCAGCTGTGTGCACTCAAGGACAGGTTTGAGAAGCAGAGGTACCTCAGCCTCCAGCAGATGCAAGAACTCTCTTCCATTCTGAACCTGAGCTATAAGCAGGTTAAGACCTGGTTTCAAAACCAACGGATGAAGTGCAAGCGGTGGCAGAAAAACCAGTGGTTGAAGACTAGCAATGGTCTGATTCAGAAGGGCTCAGCACCAGTGGAGTATCCCAGCATCCATTGCAGCTATCCCCAGGGCTATCTGGTGAATGCATCTGGAAGCCTTTCCATGTGGGGCAGCCAGACTTGGACCAACCCAACTTGGAGCAGCCAGACCTGGACCAACCCAACTTGGAACAACCAGACCTGGACCAACCCAACTTGGAACAACCAGACCTGGACCAACCCAGCTTGGAACAACCAGGCCTGGACCGCTCAGTCCTGGAACAGCCAGCCTTGGAACGCTGCTCCGCTCCATAACTTCGGGGAGGACTTTCTGCAGCCTTACGTACAGTTGCAGCAAAACTTCTCTGCCAGTGATTTGGAGGTGAATTTGGAAGCCACTAGGGAAAGCCATGCACATTTTAGCACCCCACAAGCCTTGGAATTATTCCTGAACTACTCTGTGAATCCAGCAGGCGAAATATGA
- the Ptchd3 gene encoding patched domain-containing protein 3: MISSKVAPGEEEQGESPSKVELGEAEKQRGAPSEGQLEAVPLDEAGPSWTTGPPLERLPPLGQEAPPPRRCHTNCLEAPLSRGFQRFGATVGANPWLFLLGPALLTASLGTGLIFLPKEKENLEEQYTPIGSPAKAERRFVQGHFSTNDTYRFSASRTSSETNFASILVVSLANSLLEPEIFKEVSKLDQAVQALKVVQENGTQILYQEVCAKYKTLCVPPNPLLFSWQHNSSLNLSDLTFPIHNTPTQLIYLAGFFGGNVLGQMTGRSQRLVESRAMRLLYYLKTEDPEDSERSQAWLTHFLDHFNDMKSSLTLEEIEVVYFTSLSRQLEFEATSKTVIPLFHLAYILIILFAVVSCSRLDCIRNKMCVAVFGVFSVAMSVVSGFGLMLHLGVPFVIIVANSPFLILGVGVDDMFIMISAWQKTSLSESIRERLSNSYSKVAVSITITTITNVLAFYTGITSSFRSVQYFCIYTGTTLLFCYFYSITCFGAVMALDGKREVAWSRWLEKPDQKYSSLKKSCCVPFGSLIDKHGEDNHPMNLFFRDYFGPFLTTSKAKFIVVLLYIFYIISSIYGCFQVQEGLDLRNLASDDSYITPYFNVEEDYFSDYGPRVMVIVTESVNYWDNDVRQKLDKCMTQFEENEYVDKNLTEFWLEAYMQYMNSSGNNPNDKNTFMNNIAGFLQFFPIFTYDINISSSNEITSSRGFIQIVDVSSSSNKKRMLLKLRSIAENCEVPLMVYNQAFIYFDQYAAIIENTVRNVMIASTAMFIVSLLLIPHPVCSLWVTFAIASVIVGVTGFMAFWNVNLDSISMINLVICIGFSFDFSAHISYAFVSSTEPSVNKKSIEALYLLGYPVLQSAISTIIGVCVLSAAKAYIFRTFFKIMFLVMFFGAAHGLIFIPVFLTFF, from the exons ATGATCTCCTCCAAGGTGGCGCCCggagaggaggagcagggggagtcGCCCTCCAAGGTGGAGCTTGGAGAGGCGGAGAAGCAGCGGGGGGCACCGTCGGAAGGCCAACTGGAAGCCGTGCCACTTGATGAGGCGGGCCCTAGCTGGACCACCGGGCCGCCACTGGAGCGCCTGCCGCCGCTGGGTCAGGAGGCACCTCCGCCGCGTCGCTGCCACACCAACTGCTTGGAAGCACCGCTGTCGAGGGGCTTCCAACGCTTTGGCGCCACAGTGGGCGCAAACCCCTGGCTGTTTTTGCTCGGGCCTGCACTGCTGACAGCCTCCCTGGGCACCGGTCTCATCTTCCTACCCAAGGAAAAGGAGAACCTGGAGGAGCAGTACACACCGATTGGCAGCCCGGCCAAGGCAGAGCGGCGTTTTGTGCAGGGTCATTTCAGTACCAATGACACTTACCGCTTCTCTGCCTCCAGGACCAGCTCCGAGACCAACTTTGCATCCATCTTGGTGGTGTCCCTCGCCAACTCACTGCTGGAGCCGGAAATATTCAAAGAGGTGAGCAAGCTGGACCAGGCGGTGCAGGCGCTGAAAGTTGTCCAGGAAAATGGAACGCAGATCCTATACCAAGAGGTGTGTGCCAAGTACAAGACGCTGTGCGTGCCGCCCAACCCTCTGCTGTTTTCCTGGCAGCATAACTCGTCGTTGAACCTGTCTGACCTCACCTTTCCTATCCACAACACGCCCACCCAGCTCATCTACTTAGCGGGCTTCTTTGGGGGAAATGTTTTGGGCCAAATGACTGGAAGAAGTCAACGACTCGTGGAGTCCCGAGCAATGAGACTGTTGTACTACCTCAAGACGGAGGACCCCGAAGACAGTGAACGTAGCCAGGCATGGCTGACTCACTTTCTTGACCATTTTAATGACATGAAGAGCAGTCTGACCCTGGAAGAGATAGAG GTGGTCTACTTTACATCCCTTTCCAGGCAGCTGGAGTTTGAGGCAACCTCCAAGACCGTGATCCCCCTGTTTCACTTGGCATACATTTTAATCATACTCTTTGCAGTTGTATCATGCTCCAG GTTGGACTGtataagaaacaaaatgtgtGTTGCAGTCTTTGGAGTGTTTTCTGTTGCCATGTCAGTGGTGAGTGGCTTTGGCCTGATGCTGCACCTTGGGGTCCCATTTGTGATCATAGTTGCAAATTCACCATTTCTTATTCTtg GTGTTGGTGTTGATGACATGTTTATCATGATTTCTGCTTGGCAGAAGACCAGCCTCTCAGAGAGCATAAGAGAACGACTCTCCAATTCATATTCAAAGGTGGCAGTGTCTATTAcgatcaccaccatcaccaatgTCCTTGCTTTCTATACAGGAATCACCAGCTCTTTCAGATCTGtacagtatttttgcatctatacaGGAACAACCCTGCTCTTTTGCTATTTTTATAGTATTACCTGTTTTGGAGCAGTTATGGCTCTGGATGGTAAAAGAGAAGTTGCATGGTCCCGCTGGCTGGAAAAGCCAGACCAAAAATATTCCTCACTTAAAAAGTCCTGCTGTGTCCCATTCGGTTCACTGATAGACAAACATGGAGAAGATAACCATCCAATGAATTTGTTCTTTAGAGATTATTTTGGTCCTTTTCTTACCACTTCCAAAGCCAAGTTTATTGTGGTGCTGCTATACATTTTCTATATCATAAGCAGTATATATGGGTGCTTCCAAGTGCAAGAAGGGTTAGATCTTCGGAACCTGGCAAGTGATGATTCCTATATCACACCCTACTTCAATGTAGAGGAAGATTACTTTTCAGATTATGGTCCAAGAGTTATGGTCATTGTTACTGAAAGTGTTAACTACTGGGATAATGACGTAAGACAGAAACTGGACAAATGTATGACACAATTTGAAGAAAATGAGTATGTAGATAAAAATCTCACAGAGTTTTGGTTGGAGGCATATATGCAATACATGAATAGCAGCGGAAATAATCCTAATGACAAGAATACCTTTATGAATAATATTGCAGGCTTTTTACAATTTTTCCCCATTTTTACATATGATATTAATATCTCCTCATCAAATGAAATCACATCTTCCCGAGGCTTTATCCAGATTGTAGATGTTTCATCCTCAAGCAATAAGAAAAGAATGTTATTAAAGTTACGAAGTATAGCTGAAAACTGTGAAGTTCCCTTAATGGTATATAACCAAGCattcatatattttgatcagTATGCTGCAATAATCGAAAACACTGTTAGAAATGTCATGATTGCATCAACAGCTATGTTCATTGTTTCCTTATTGTTAATTCCTCATCCAGTGTGTTCCCTGTGGGTCACTTTTGCTATTGCTTCTGTGATTGTGGGAGTGACAGGTTTCATGGCATTCTGGAATGTTAATCTTGATTCCATATCCATGATTAATCTTGTTATTTGTATagggttttcttttgatttttctgcaCACATCTCCTATGCATTTGTTTCCAGTACTGAGCCTTCAGTCAACAAAAAGTCTATTGAGGCATTATATCTGTTAGGTTATCCAGTGTTGCAAAGTGCAATTTCAACAATAATAGGggtgtgtgttttatctgcagCTAAAGCTTACATTTTCAGGACATTTTTTAAGATTATGTTTCTTGTTATGTTTTTTGGGGCTGCCCATGGCCTAATTTTTATTCCTGTATTCTTAACCTTTTTTTGA